One genomic window of Thermovirga sp. includes the following:
- a CDS encoding OadG family protein, whose product MEISRIAEQFSHGIGGPIALALIAFSTVFIVLMALTFTIIAIRYLAAFSERKPAKPAGPEQKSTPASPTPPVSAAPPGTDKNIVAAVIAAALAVSGGGKALSVRPLEVAGRGKPTAWKMAGRMDLLEGFE is encoded by the coding sequence ATGGAAATCTCTCGCATTGCCGAGCAATTCTCCCATGGAATAGGAGGTCCCATTGCGCTCGCCTTGATCGCCTTTTCGACGGTTTTCATCGTGCTGATGGCCCTTACGTTCACGATAATAGCGATCCGCTACCTCGCCGCGTTTTCGGAGCGCAAGCCCGCCAAACCGGCGGGGCCCGAGCAAAAATCAACACCGGCTTCGCCAACTCCACCCGTATCCGCGGCGCCTCCGGGTACCGACAAGAACATCGTCGCCGCGGTCATAGCGGCCGCCCTGGCGGTTTCCGGCGGCGGGAAGGCCCTGTCGGTGAGACCCCTGGAGGTGGCCGGTCGCGGCAAGCCTACCGCCTGGAAGATGGCGGGAAGAATGGACCTCCTGGAGGGGTTTGAATAA